Proteins co-encoded in one Nicotiana sylvestris chromosome 7, ASM39365v2, whole genome shotgun sequence genomic window:
- the LOC138873535 gene encoding uncharacterized protein yields the protein MVQEEMTQRVKSLEQRLKNMQWLEGQKSVAFKDLCMFPDVHLPPGFKTPKFEKYDGHGDPIAHLKRYYNQLRGAGRNEELLMAYFGESLTGFQYNIDIAPDHNSLSNLKKKPTESFKEYAVKWREQAARVKPPIDDHELITVFLHSQEPDYFQNIMSAVDKSFSETIKMGEMVENGLKTGKIISQAVFKAATQAARVESDNFSDTNEKVEEIMKTSRVEKRS from the exons atggtacaggaagaaatgacccaaagagtgaaaagcttagaacaacggttgaaaaacatgcaatgGTTGgaaggtcaaaagagtgttgccttcaaagatctatgtatgttccccgatgtccacttgccacctggtttcaagactcccaaatttgaaaagtatgatggacatggagaccccatagcccacctgaaaaggtattacAATCAAttaagaggtgcgggaagaaatgaagaattgttgatggcttattttggggaaagccttacggga ttccaatacaacattgacattgccccagaccacaattccctttcaaacttgaagaagaaaccaactgagaGTTTCAAGGAATATGCcgttaaatggagagagcaagcagctagagttaagccacccatagatgaccacgagctaatcactgtcttccttcactctcaagagccagattattttcaaaacataatGTCCGCAGTTGACAAATCCTTCTCGGaaacaatcaaaatgggagaaatggtagagaatggtcttaagacaggaaaaattataagtcaagcagtttttaaagccgcaactcaggctgcccgggttgagtctgataattttagcgacacaaatgagaaggttgaagaaatcatgaagACATcaagggtcgagaagaggtcctag